From Candidatus Pedobacter colombiensis, one genomic window encodes:
- a CDS encoding phytase — protein MNKTNSILCLTASILLFTTACSQKQPADINAVKPLYVSEPVQFDSDDPAIWVNPADNSKSLIIGTDKDKAGGLYVFDLQGKIIKEKTVKGLKRPNNVDVAYGLKLGDKKVDIAVTTERMTHKLRIFSLPDMQPIDNGGIPVFEGETGENYRDLMGIAMYTDPQGQIYAIVGRKSGPKEGSYLWQYLLEDDGKGLVKATLKRKFGKYSGKKEIEAIAVDNELGYIYYSDEQFGVRKYYADPSKGNQELALFATTGFKEDHEGISIYKTSDSTGYILVSDQSANQFQVFNREGTKQDPNKHVLITSIPTATNNSDGSDIYSKALNNDFKHGLFVAMSDDKTFQLYRWEDLAGTKLKVNK, from the coding sequence ATGAATAAAACCAATTCAATCCTCTGCCTTACGGCCTCCATACTATTATTTACTACTGCCTGCAGTCAAAAACAACCTGCTGATATTAATGCCGTTAAGCCACTTTACGTATCTGAGCCTGTACAATTCGACTCTGATGATCCTGCAATTTGGGTAAATCCTGCCGACAATTCCAAATCACTAATTATTGGAACCGACAAAGATAAAGCTGGCGGGCTCTATGTTTTCGACCTTCAGGGAAAGATCATTAAAGAAAAAACTGTGAAGGGACTAAAGCGCCCGAACAACGTTGATGTGGCCTATGGTTTAAAACTTGGCGATAAAAAGGTAGACATTGCTGTCACTACAGAGCGAATGACACACAAACTGAGAATATTCTCCTTACCCGACATGCAGCCTATTGATAATGGCGGTATCCCGGTTTTTGAGGGTGAGACAGGCGAAAATTATAGAGATCTGATGGGTATTGCTATGTACACCGATCCGCAAGGACAAATCTATGCTATCGTTGGCCGTAAATCGGGCCCTAAAGAAGGTAGTTATTTATGGCAGTACCTATTAGAAGATGATGGCAAAGGCCTGGTGAAAGCTACCTTAAAAAGGAAGTTTGGTAAGTATAGCGGTAAAAAAGAGATCGAAGCTATAGCTGTAGACAACGAGCTCGGATACATCTATTATTCTGACGAACAATTTGGTGTCAGAAAGTATTATGCAGATCCATCAAAGGGCAATCAGGAACTTGCCTTGTTTGCAACAACAGGCTTTAAAGAGGATCATGAGGGTATCAGTATTTATAAAACCTCCGACAGTACAGGTTATATATTGGTCTCGGATCAGTCAGCCAATCAATTCCAGGTATTTAATCGTGAAGGCACAAAACAAGACCCGAACAAGCATGTACTGATCACCAGCATTCCAACAGCAACCAACAATAGTGATGGTTCTGACATCTATTCGAAAGCCCTTAACAACGACTTTAAACACGGACTCTTCGTTGCAATGAGTGATGACAAAACTTTTCAGCTTTATCGTTGGGAAGATCTGGCCGGCACGAAGTTGAAGGTCAACAAATAA
- a CDS encoding glycosyl transferase — MYNSLEQHCKRFHLYVVAFDDHCFEALSKLNLAHATIIKLEDFENENLLAVKGGRTAGEYCWTCASSSIKYCIETYNLDHCTYVDADLLFFADPQPLYDEMGDKSVLITKHRYTPCYDQSETSGVYCVQYMTFKNNAEGMEVLNWWVNACLEWCFARMEDNKFGDQKYLDDWTSRFSCVHVLKHLGGGVAPWNVQQYAFKKRRNKVLGREFFSNNKFELIFYHYHAFIYSWNDSFKLTDELYALNRNQVKQIYQPYVHALSRAEDMVESLNENIVAYKRSEQGVQIKKVIGRSVMFFLRGFYKHFYSRRFFQHGVLNQFIGMI, encoded by the coding sequence ATGTATAACTCATTGGAACAGCATTGTAAGCGGTTCCATCTGTATGTGGTCGCATTTGATGACCATTGTTTTGAAGCGCTGTCAAAACTTAATCTTGCACATGCAACGATTATAAAACTAGAGGATTTTGAAAATGAAAACCTGCTTGCTGTAAAAGGAGGACGGACGGCAGGAGAATACTGCTGGACTTGTGCATCATCTTCTATAAAATATTGTATAGAAACCTATAACCTCGATCACTGTACTTATGTTGATGCTGATTTGTTGTTCTTTGCAGATCCACAACCCTTGTATGATGAAATGGGAGATAAATCTGTGTTGATTACCAAACACAGATATACACCTTGCTATGACCAAAGCGAAACCAGTGGTGTTTATTGCGTACAATACATGACCTTTAAAAATAATGCAGAAGGTATGGAAGTTTTAAACTGGTGGGTTAATGCCTGTTTGGAATGGTGTTTCGCAAGAATGGAAGACAATAAGTTTGGTGATCAGAAATATCTGGACGACTGGACAAGTCGTTTTTCATGTGTTCATGTTCTAAAACATTTGGGCGGTGGAGTCGCCCCATGGAATGTACAACAGTATGCTTTTAAGAAGAGAAGAAACAAAGTGTTGGGGAGGGAATTCTTTAGCAATAATAAATTCGAGCTTATTTTTTATCACTACCATGCATTCATTTATAGCTGGAATGATAGTTTCAAATTAACAGATGAATTGTATGCTTTAAATCGCAATCAGGTAAAACAAATTTATCAACCCTATGTGCATGCTTTATCACGAGCCGAAGACATGGTTGAATCTCTGAATGAAAATATTGTAGCTTATAAAAGAAGTGAGCAAGGTGTGCAGATTAAAAAAGTAATTGGACGATCAGTAATGTTCTTTTTACGCGGGTTTTATAAACATTTTTATTCCAGAAGGTTTTTTCAGCATGGAGTTCTTAATCAGTTTATTGGAATGATTTAG
- the miaB gene encoding tRNA (N6-isopentenyl adenosine(37)-C2)-methylthiotransferase MiaB: MIDLQLTDKTHDEERQGEALVIDAPLVRNGRKLYIESYGCQMNFADSEIVASILLDQGFETTGDYQEADVVFINTCSIRENAEQRVRNRLSQFGAVKRRNPKLIVGVLGCMAERLKSKFLEEEKLVDVVVGPDAYRELPQLLNEVESGHKAINVLLSREETYADISPVRLNGNGITAFISIMRGCDNMCSFCVVPFTRGRERSRDPYSILAEAQDLFDKGYKEVTLLGQNVDSYKWKGNDANENAETEVNFAQLLEKVALISPDLRIRFSTSHPKDITDEVLYAIAKYDNICNYIHLPVQSGSTRVLELMNRTYTREWYINRVDAIRRIIPDCAISSDIIAGFCTETEEEHQETLSIMDYVGYDFAFTFSYSERPGTLAARKLADDIPEEVKKRRLAEILLKQQQTSLFRLQQFVGKTVRILVEGTSKKSDKDFCGRNDQNAMVVFPATEGIKAGQYVNVHIDRCTSATLLGTVVN, from the coding sequence ATGATTGATTTACAGCTGACAGATAAAACACACGATGAAGAGCGCCAGGGAGAGGCTTTGGTTATTGATGCACCTTTAGTGCGTAATGGACGAAAGCTGTATATTGAGAGCTATGGTTGCCAGATGAATTTCGCTGATAGCGAAATTGTTGCTTCTATTTTGTTGGATCAGGGTTTTGAAACTACGGGCGATTATCAGGAAGCTGATGTGGTATTTATCAATACCTGCTCGATCCGTGAGAATGCAGAGCAAAGGGTACGCAACAGGCTATCACAATTTGGCGCGGTAAAACGCAGGAATCCTAAATTGATTGTGGGGGTATTGGGCTGCATGGCCGAACGTTTAAAATCAAAGTTTCTGGAAGAGGAAAAACTGGTAGACGTAGTGGTGGGCCCGGATGCTTACCGTGAGCTTCCACAATTATTAAACGAAGTAGAAAGTGGCCACAAAGCCATTAATGTACTGCTATCCCGTGAAGAAACTTACGCGGATATTAGCCCGGTTCGTTTAAATGGGAATGGCATTACTGCATTTATTTCTATTATGCGGGGTTGCGACAATATGTGTTCATTTTGTGTGGTTCCTTTTACGCGTGGCCGCGAGAGAAGTCGCGATCCATATTCTATATTAGCAGAAGCTCAGGATCTATTTGATAAAGGTTATAAAGAGGTAACGCTACTTGGACAAAACGTGGATTCCTATAAATGGAAAGGTAATGATGCCAATGAAAATGCGGAGACTGAAGTTAACTTTGCCCAATTGCTTGAAAAAGTTGCATTGATCAGTCCGGATTTAAGGATCAGGTTTTCGACCTCACACCCTAAAGACATTACCGACGAGGTTTTATATGCTATAGCGAAATACGACAATATTTGTAATTATATCCACTTGCCTGTTCAATCGGGCAGCACCAGGGTTCTGGAACTGATGAACAGAACCTATACCCGCGAATGGTACATCAATAGAGTTGATGCCATTAGAAGGATTATACCTGATTGTGCAATTTCATCTGATATTATTGCCGGCTTCTGTACTGAAACCGAGGAGGAGCATCAGGAAACATTAAGTATCATGGATTACGTAGGTTATGATTTTGCCTTTACTTTCAGTTATTCGGAAAGACCGGGAACATTGGCAGCACGTAAACTTGCTGATGACATCCCTGAGGAGGTAAAAAAGCGCAGGCTTGCAGAAATTTTGTTGAAGCAGCAACAAACTTCATTGTTCCGCCTACAACAATTTGTTGGAAAAACTGTTAGAATTTTGGTGGAGGGTACGTCTAAAAAATCAGATAAAGATTTTTGTGGAAGAAATGACCAGAATGCAATGGTTGTTTTCCCTGCAACTGAAGGAATAAAAGCAGGCCAATACGTAAATGTACACATTGATCGTTGTACATCTGCAACATTATTAGGAACTGTAGTTAATTAG
- a CDS encoding sigma-54 dependent transcriptional regulator — MDIQDIKNRFGIIGGSPLLNRAIDIARQVSPTDMSVLITGESGSGKEVFSHIIHQLSTRKHGAFIAVNCGAIPEGTIDSELFGHEKGSFTGAHEARKGYFEVANGGTIFLDEVAELPLGTQARLLRILESGEYLRVGSSKVQKTDVRIIAATNVDVYNRVKSGKFREDLYYRLNTVPLRIPALHERKEDIYLLFRKFSADFSDKYRSPGIQLEPDAIQILSNYSWPGNVRQLKNIAEQICVLEKDRNVTAAALLNYIPNESASNLPMAINGASKEDFTERDILYKVLFDMKKDMMELKKLVAEIIQSGGNTAHIMADNPHYINQLYQDVDQTMSNEQTLTIKNPSQSSPVDYNYTQDAEEVEESLSLIDKESDLIKKALKKHKGKRKFAAQELGISERTLYRKIKELNLN; from the coding sequence ATGGATATACAAGACATTAAAAACCGTTTTGGAATTATAGGAGGCTCTCCCCTATTAAACCGTGCGATAGATATAGCGAGGCAGGTATCGCCGACCGATATGTCTGTATTGATTACCGGAGAGAGCGGCAGTGGTAAGGAGGTGTTCTCGCACATCATCCATCAGCTGAGCACCCGTAAACATGGTGCTTTTATTGCTGTAAACTGCGGAGCTATTCCTGAGGGTACAATTGACTCCGAATTGTTTGGTCATGAGAAAGGATCATTTACGGGTGCTCATGAAGCCCGTAAAGGCTATTTTGAGGTCGCCAATGGCGGTACTATATTTCTAGATGAAGTTGCAGAGTTACCTTTGGGTACGCAAGCGCGTTTGCTTAGAATTCTGGAAAGTGGAGAATATTTACGGGTAGGCTCTTCAAAAGTACAAAAAACCGATGTACGCATTATTGCAGCTACCAATGTTGATGTATACAACAGGGTGAAATCGGGCAAATTCCGTGAAGATCTTTATTACAGATTAAACACAGTGCCTTTGCGTATTCCTGCTTTGCATGAACGTAAGGAAGATATTTATCTTCTTTTCAGAAAGTTCTCTGCAGATTTTAGTGATAAATACAGAAGTCCGGGTATACAACTCGAGCCTGATGCCATACAAATCCTGAGCAATTACAGCTGGCCGGGAAATGTGAGACAGCTGAAAAATATAGCGGAACAAATCTGTGTACTGGAAAAGGATAGAAATGTAACTGCTGCAGCATTGCTAAATTACATCCCCAATGAGAGTGCCTCCAATTTGCCTATGGCGATTAATGGAGCCAGCAAAGAGGATTTTACGGAGCGTGATATTCTTTACAAAGTTCTTTTTGACATGAAAAAGGACATGATGGAATTGAAGAAATTAGTTGCAGAGATCATTCAAAGCGGTGGGAATACGGCTCATATTATGGCCGACAATCCGCACTATATCAATCAGCTGTATCAGGATGTAGATCAAACGATGAGCAATGAGCAAACGTTGACCATTAAAAACCCCTCACAGAGTTCTCCGGTAGACTACAACTATACCCAGGATGCTGAAGAAGTGGAAGAATCCCTATCACTAATCGATAAAGAGTCTGACCT